The Paenibacillus mucilaginosus 3016 genome includes the window GCGCCGTCACGTCGGCATCGGAATGGATGCCGTAGGTGATGACCTCACTCTGAATCTGTGGAATCATCCCGGACAGATAGGCATCGTCCAGACAAACCACGGCTTTGCCGTCCGCCTTCACCTGACTGAGGAACTGGGCGTACGCCTTCTTGAGATTCTCAAAATCCCCGTTGTAGTTCTCGAGATGGTCGGCCTCAATATTGTTCACCAGCGCAATGGTCGGATGGTACTGGAGGAACGAGCCGTCGCTCTCGTCCGCTTCCGCCACGACCCAGTCCCCTTTGCCCGCCTTGGCATTGCTGCCCACGTTCATGATCTCCCCGCCGATAATGAAGGTCGGGTCCGAGCCGCAATGCTCGAGCACCAGCGCGATCATGGATGACGTTGTCGTCTTTCCGTGCGCGCCGGCCACCGCAATCCCCTTCTTCGCATTCATGAGCCGGGCCAGCATCTGGGAACGGTGAAGAATCGGAATGTTGAGCTCTTCCGCTGCAGCCATCTCGACGTTGTCCTTGGACAGCGCCGTGGAATAGACGACGACGTCCGCCCCTTTGACATTCTCCGCCTCGTGCCCGATGAAGACCTGCGCGCCCTTGGCCGCCAGCTTCTCCGTCAGTTCCTGCTGCGCCAGATCGGATCCCGAAACTTGATAGCCCATCTCCAGCATTACTTTGGCGATCGCGCTCATGCCGTACCCGCCAATGCCGATAAAATGGATATGCTCCGATGTATTCATGCTCGTTTCACCAGCCCTTTTCAGAATCGGATTGATGCTTTACCCAGGAACGGACGTCCCCGATCAAATATAACGTTCCGGAGACCACGGCGAGATCGTCCTCTTCCGTCAACCGCTGCGTCAGGTCCAAGGCGGCCTTCCAGTTCGGCTCCACGATAACCTCCACATCCGTACGGCCCAGCTCTTCGAGCAGCGTCCGTGCCAGGGCCGCCAGGTCTGTGGCCTGTGCTTTCTTGAGCCATTCGGGTTCGGTCAGAATTAATGTGTCCACTAGAGGTAGTATATGCCTGAAATAGCCCGTATGATTCTTGTTCGACAGCATCCCCATCATAAAATGAAGCTTGCGGTACCGGTACGTCTCCCGGAGTGTGGAGGCGAGCATCTGCGCCCCCTCCGGGTTGTGCGCTCCGTCGATGAGCAGCCGCGGGGACTCCGAGAGGAGCTCCAGCCGGCCCGGCCACTGCGTGCGCTTCAGCGCGGCGAGCAAATCCTCGTCATCGATGATCAGCGCATAGTACTGCCGCAGCACTTCCAGCGTCATGAGTGCGGTGGCCGCGTTCTTCACCTGGTGCGGCCCGTTCATGGAGATGACGGCTTCCGGAATCCCCCGGAACACCCCGTGGAATGAGAACGTCTGCCGGTTCTCTTCCGCCGAGGACCTCTCGTAACGGAAATCGCGTCCGAGCAGGTACAGCGTGCTCTTCTTCTTCTTGGCCGCCTCCGTCACCACTTCGATGACTTCCGGCTGTTCCACGGCGCTCACAACGGGAACGCCCGCCTTGATAATCGCCGCTTTCTCCGCTGCAATCTCCGGCAGGGTCTCTCCAAGGAAGTCCATATGGTCATACCCGATGTTGGTGATGACCGAGACGAGCGGGGTAACGATGTTCGTGGAATCGAGCCGTCCGCCCATCCCCGTCTCCCAGACGACGAAGTCCGGATAAGCGATACGCGCAAAATATTCGATGGCGAGGACCGTCGAAATCTCGAACATGGACGGCTGCCCGAATTCTTCCGCCACCCGGTCGACGACCGGCTTCACCTTGTTGGCTACGCGAAGCAGATCCTCGTCGCTGATGTTGACGCCGTTCAGGCGGATCCGTTCATTGTAGGACTCGATGTAGGGGGATGTGAAGGTCCCTACATCGTAGCCCCCGCTGCGGATAGCTTCCGTCAGGAAGGCGCACACCGATCCCTTGCCGTTGGTCCCGGCCACGTGGATGAATTTCAGCCTCCGGTGCGGATCATCCAGATATTCCATCAGCTTCTCCATCCGCTCCAGGCCCGGCTTGATGCCCGCCAGGGGAATGAAGCGGACGATCCAGTCGACCGCTTCCCGTGCGGTTTGGAACGGCGCCGCCGTTCCCGCTTGGTTCTCTTCTGCTGCACTCATGCTGCACTCATCCTTTCAGCTCGGCGATGCGTGCCGTCACTTTGTCGCGCTTGTCGGCGTAATCGGCCAGCTTCGCTTTTTCCTCTTCGATCACCTTGGCCGGCGCCTTCGCTACGAAGCCCTGGTTCGAGAGCTTCTTCTCGATCCGCTCGACTTCGCCGTGCAGCGTGGACAGCTCCTTCTCCAGACGCGCGATCTCCTGGCCGATATCGATGAGTCCGGCCAGCGGCAGGAACAGCTCCGCGCCCGTCACGATCCCCGTCATCGCCTTGTCCGGCGTAGCGAGCGCCGTGCCGATCTCAAGCGTCGACGTGTTGCAGAAGCGGCGGATGTACTCTTCGTTGCGCTTCAGGATCGATTCCGTCTCCGCGCCGGCCGGCTTCACGAGCAGCTCGACCTTCTTGCTCATCGGCACGTTCACTTCGGCACGGATGTTGCGCACCGTGCGGATCATATCCATGAGCAGCTCCATCTCACGGACGGCCTCTTCCGCTTCGAAGCCGTTCTCGTAGACCGGCCAGGATGCCAGCGTAATCGTCTCGCCCTCATGCGGCAGATGCTGCCAGATCTCCTCGGAGATGAACGGCATGAATGGATGGATGAGGCGCTGTGTGCGGTCCAGCACGTAAGCGAGCACCGACTTCGTCGTCTTCTTCGCTTCCTCATCCGTGCCGTACAGGGACAGCTTGCTGAATTCGATGTACCAGTCGCAGAGATCGTCCCAGATGAAGTTGTAGAGGAGACGGCCGGTTTCGCCGAACTCGTATACATCGATGAGACGGGTCACGTCGCGTACCGTCTCGTTCAGGCGGTGCAGGATCCAGCGGTCAGCCGTGCTGAGGCTGCCGCTGAGGTCGATGTCCTCGTAACGGAAGCCGCCGAGGTTCATGAGCGCAAAGCGCGAAGCGTTCCAGATCTTGTTCGCGAAGTTGCGCGCCTGCTCGACCTTCTCCCAGCGGAAGCGCAGATCCTGCCCCGGCGTGGAGCCGGTGGAGAGCATGAAGCGCATCGCGTCCGCGCCGTACTTCTCGATGACCTCCAGCGGATCGACGCCATTGCCGAGCGACTTGGACATCTTGCGGCCTTCCGCGTCGCGCACCAATCCGTGAACAAGCACATCCTTGAACGGAATATCGCCCCGGAATTCCAGGGAACTGAAGATCATCCGGGATACCCAGAAGCCGATGATGTCATATCCGGTCACGAGCAGACTCGTAGGGAAGAAACGCTTCAGGTCCTCGGCGTCCTCATCCGGCCAGCCCAGCGTGGAGAACGGCCACAGCGCGGAAGAGAACCAGGTGTCGAGCACATCCTCATCCTGCTTCAGCTGCGTGCCGCCGCACTTGGAACAAACCGTAACATCCTCGCGGGAGACCGTCGTTTCGCCGCAGGCGCCGCAGTGCCAGGCCGGAATGCGGTGGCCCCACCACAGCTGGCGGGAGATGCACCAGTCGCGGCTGTTCTCCATCCAGTGCAGGTAGATTTTCTCGAAGCGGTCCGGTACGAAGTTCGTGCCCTTGCCCGACTTCTGCACTTCCACCGATTGATCGGCCAGCGGCTTCATCTTCACGAACCACTGCGTGGACAGGTAAGGCTCCACGACGGCACCGCTGCGCTCGCTGTGGCCTACCTGATGGACATGCTCCTCGATCTTGATCAGCACGCCAAGCTCCTTCATGTCCGCTACGATCTGCTTGCGGCAGTCGAACCGGTCGAGCCCCTGGTACTTGCCGGCATTCTCGTTCATCTTGCCCGACTCGTCCATGACGAGAATCTGCGGCAGGTCGTGGCGTCTTCCTACCTCGAAGTCGTTCGGATCGTGGGCCGGAGTAATCTTGACGGCGCCGCTGCCGAATTCCTTCTCGACATACTCATCCCCGATGATCGGAATCTCGCGGCCGAGAATCGGCAGCACGAGCGTCTTGCCGATGAGGTGCTGATAACGCTCATCCTCCGGATGCACCGCCACGGCCGTATCGCCGAGCATCGTCTCCGGACGGGTGGTCGCCACCACGATGAACTCTTCGCTGTTCTTCACCGGATACTTCAGATGATAAAGTGCGCCCTGCACTTCCTTATATTCAACTTCGATATCCGAGAGCGCCGTACGGGCCGCCGGGTCCCAGTTGATGATATATTTGCCGCGGTAGATCAGGCCCTTCTCATAGTAGCGGACGAACACTTCGCGAACCGCTTTCGACAGCCCTTCATCCAGCGTGAACCGCTCGCGGGAGTAGTCGAGCGAGAAGCCCATCTTCGCCCACTGCTCGTGAATCGTGGCCGCATAGTGATCCTTCCACTCCCAGACCTTCTCCAGGAATTTCTCGCGTCCGAGATCGTAGCGGGTCACTCCTTCTTCGCGCAGCTTCTGCTCCACCTTGGACTGCGTGGCGATGCCCGCATGGTCGGAGCCCGGCAGCCAGAGGGCGTCATACCCCTGCATCCGCTTCGTGCGGATCATGATGTCCTGCAGGGTGCAGTCGAGCGCATGCCCGATATGCAGCATGCCCGTTACGTTCGGCGGAGGAATCACAATCGTATAAGGCTCGGCGTCCTTGCGCTGTCCCGCCTTGAAGAACTCATTTTTGAGCCAGTAGTCGTACCATTTTTTCTCGGCGTCTTTCGGGTCATACTGCGTCGGCATGCTGATTTCCGGCGCCCCGGTTGCTTTGGTTTCTTCCATTGCTGCTGACCTCCAGTGTGTATCTCAAGTTTGGTTTAGCTTCCTCTGGTTTTGCTTTTGCCTTTTGCTCTTTGCCTTTAAGGTTTTTATGCCTTCCAAGGGTTTTGCGCCTTTTAAAGGTTTTGCTCCTTGAAAGTAATCCCCAATACGGAGTGAGGGGTATCTGCCGCAGGAGCGGAGCGTCCGCCTTTACACTTGGACTTCTTCCCCTACCCTTTCTCATTCAAAGAAGTCCAAGTGTAACAGCGGCCGGAGGCAGATACCCCGAACGTCACAGATCCCCCGAACGAAACAAAAAAGCCCTCCGTCCGCAAAGGACGAAAGGCTTGCGCTTTCCGTGGTACCACCTTTATTCCGCAGCTTTCCCAGGACCTGCCGAGCTGATAAAGCATACGGGGCCCGTGACGAAGGCACGGCACTTAGGGCAGGATAACGGCTGCAGCCGGCCGAATCTAGGCAAACGTTCAATTCGGCAACTCCGGGGCGACTTCGGCAGATACGTCCTGCGGAACCTTCCAGCCTGATGCCGGCTCCGCTCTCTGAAGGGTTCACTGCCTACTATTCCCTTTCCAAGTCATTAGGGGATGATCTATGCGTACTATGATAAACAATCCCGGAAGGAGAGTCAATATTTAGTATAGCCCAAAAAGCCTCAAGTCAAGCCCTGTTCGGCTTGACTTGAGGCACTTTTTTGCAAAAGTCGGGGTTAGACCTTCGGAATATACACGATCTGCCCTTCGTTGACTCCTCCGTCCCCAAGTCGGTTATAGAGCGCCAGCTCTCTCGAGCTGATCCCATAACGTTCGGCAATCGACTCCAGAGTCTCCTCCCTCTGCACGATGGCCAGACGGACTCTGCGGAATTCCTGCTGATCCTCCCTGCTCAGCAGCAGGTTCTTCCACTCGACCTTCTCGGCCGGTACGGCGGCCGGCGCAGGCGCGGCTTCCGGCTGGCTGCGGTTCTCGCGTCTGGCCGAAGAACGGTCGAGCAGCGAAGCGACCCCGAAGGAGCGGATCGGTGCCGCCGCTTCGGCCGCTGATGCAGCAGGTGCTGCAGGCTCCGCAGCCGGAGCCGCAGCGCTGCTGATGGACACCCGCGGTTCACGCGGCGCTTCAGCTGCCGGTGCTTCCTCTGCGGGGCCATCTTCCGGTGCCGGCCTCTCGAGGATAAACACGGACGCCTCCTCCCCGGCCTGGGACACCTCCTCGGGTGCATCCCAGCTCACAGGAGCCGATTCCTCCGGCCCGGCTCCCTGATGGGCTCCTTTGGGAACGGTGAATTCAGGCTCGAAGAGTGCGGCGTTGTTCCCTGGAGGGACAGAGATCCCAGGGGAAGCATCTCCATAAGGCAGCTCTTCCTCGGCCCGTTCCGGGCGCGCTTCATGAACGAAGAGCACTTCTTCCTCTTCACGGTCGCTGCGCCAGGTTTCCTCATCCGGGGAAGAGACGACCTCCAGTCCGCCGAGCGACAGGACGCCGGTAATATTGAGGCTGCGGCCCGACAGCAGATCGATATCGAAGTTATCGATTTCGACCGCAATATCCTCTACCCGGTGCACCCGGTTCAGCGGCAGGGTGATCTCTACCGGAATCAGATGCTCAAGCCTCTGGTTCGCCCGGTCCTGCTCGTCCACATACGTGCCGGTCAGCAGCAGATTCCCCCGGAGAAGGGCCTGCTCCCCCTGGCTGAGCACCTGAATATGAGGAACGAGTTCGACCTCCTCCAGCTCCTTGATGCCAAGCACCCCTTCGGATAAATGCACGCGTTCGTAGATATCGAAACGCAGTCCGCTTCTTTGATTCGTCAATGGAACATCCTCCCTCCATGCGTTGACCTGCCGTCCCGGCAGGCGCCAGATCCATACAATCGCCTTTTAGTCTCTACAATTTATATGGCTGGGCCGGAAGGAGCATGACTACTATTTTTCGGAGCGCTGCAGCCGCTCATACAGGGATTCAAAATCCCGGGGCCAAGGGCAGGACACGTCCACCGGCTCTCCCGTCAAGGGATGGTCGAATGTCAGCCTCTGCCCGTGCAGCGCCTGGCGGCCGATCTCAGGGGCGGACGGACCGCCGTAGAGCGTGTCTCCGAACAGCGGATGCCCCAGATGGGCCAGATGGACCCGGATCTGGTGCGTGCGTCCGCTTTCCAGCTTCAGCTTGACCAGCGCGGCCCCGGCGAACTGCCGCTCCACTTCATAATGCGTAACCGCCCGCTCTCCTGTGGGCGACACCCGGCGGCGCGTCGGGTGGTGCCGGTCCCGTCCGATGGCCGCGTCAATCGTGCCGCGGGCCTGACCGAACCGCCCCCGCACGAAGGCCGCGTACTCGCGGGAGATCCGCTTCTCCCGCATCTGCTCATCGAGCCGCACCTGGGCCCAGCCGCATTTGGCCAGCAGCACGGGGCCGGTCGTGTCCTCATCGAGCCGGTGGATATGGCGCGGGCGGCAGCGCTGACCCGAAGCCTCCAAGTGCCATGCGGCCGCATGCAGTAGCGTGCCCTCCTCCCCATCCGCGGTCGGGTGAACTTTGACTCCCGCCAGCTTGTCCGCCACGAGGCAGAAATCGTCCTCATAGAGCACCTCCAGCGGCATCCACGCCCCGGCTTCGATCCCCGGCTCCTCCGGGAACATGCGGAGCAGCAGCCGGCGGCCTTTTACCACTGCATCCCCGGAGGCTTCCCATTTACGCAGCCACTTCTCCCCTATGAGCTCCAGCACGGCCCGGTCTGCCGCCCAGATCGAAGAGAGTTCGGACGGAGCCGTCCATTCCAGCCACTCGCCCCGGCGTTTCCAGCCTTTCATGCGTCTCCCTCCTCGGCTTCCACGGCTTTCTGCCGTCTCGCCTGCCTCACATGCGCCGCAGCCGCCAGCACCACCACCAGCAGCAGAAGTGCCGCGAAGCCTCCGGCCACGGCCAGCAGCTCCAATGTAACTCCAAAGAAACTGTATCGTTTGAGCATAGGTCCTTCCTCTCATCCGCCGGAATTCCGGCCGGCTCCCTGCAGGCTATAATCGTTCATTGTATCAAAAAGCGCCCTTCGGCTCCAACCGAGCCCCCCGCTTCCCCTGCCAGGTTTTCCTTTATCTTACTCTAGTAAAGCTGGAGAATCCCCAGTTCATATGATAGAATGTCAGAGGGGAAAAAGAAAATTCGACAATAGCCGCGTTTTACGCTGCGTTTACTTCAGCGGCCAAGCATGCCATGCCGGCACCTGCCGGCTATCATATCAAGTTATGGGAGAGGACTTCATTGCAGCTGATGCGCAGTATCGGAACGTTTCGGGCCTGGGGAAGGCTCAAGAAGACGCTTTTTTCGATCGCCCTGTTTACCTTTATGACGTCCAGCTTTTTGTACCTGACCGGTCCCGGCGGGGACATCCGCCAGTGGATGGCCGAAACCGTGATTACCACCCAGCACCGCAGCTGGGCCTGGATCTTCGTCGGCGCCGAGCGCAGGGACGAGCTGGTGCAGGAAACGCGGGATGCCATCGAACGGGCCGCCAAAGAGAAGCAGGACATGAGCCTGCTCAATATTCGCGGCAGCCACGGCAATGCCCGCTCCGCCGACGAGCTTGTGAAGATTGAAGATATTTCCGGCCAGTTCTGGAAGGGCAAGAAGATGTATGTATACGACCCGAAGACGATCCGGGTCATGACCCCTTCCAAAGTAGGTGAAGGCGAGAGAATCACCTCCATGGTCGACCGGACCGGAGCCGTAGCCGGTGTGAACGGCGGCAGCTTCGACGATCCGGAGGGGCTCGGCAACGGCTTTGCCGCCATCGGGATGATCATCTCCGGCGGGGATATCGTCTTCACGGATCAGGACGGCAGCATCCCGCAGCATATTGTGGGCTTCACCAAGGAAGGCGCCCTGGTCGTCGGCAAGTACGATGCCTTCGAGCTGAGAGATATGGGCATCTCCGAAGCCGTATCGTTCTATCCCTCGCCTCATTGCCAACGGCAAGCCGCTCATCACGAGCGGCGACGGAGGCTGGGGTCGCGCGCCGCGGACCGCGGTGGGTCAGAAGGCCGACGGAACAGTGATCTTCATCGTCATCGACGGCCGCCAGTCGCACAGCGTGGGCGCCACGCTCAAGGAAGTGCAGGACCTGTTCCTCGCCGAGGGCGTCATCAATGCCGGCAACCTCGACGGCGGCGCTTCCTCCGAGCTCGTGTACAAGGGCGATGAGGACGAGCAGAGCAAGCTGCTCACGAAGCCGTCGAGCCGCTACGGCGAACGCCGTCTGCCTTCCGCCTTCCTCGTCTACGACGATCCCGAATCGGTACAGGCCATCCGGATCTGGGATGGAGTGGACAAGATCGACGCCGGGGGCTCGTACGACCATCCGGAATACCTGAAGGAGCAGGCGGAGAAGAAGGCGAAGCAGCCGGCAGCGACTCCGAAGCCGAAGACCGAACCTTCTTCGACGCCCGGCACCGCCAAACCGACAGAAACCACCAAAACGGCCCCGTCCAAGAGCACTACCGACACCAAAGCGACAGATGCCAAAACGGCTCCTGCGACCAAGACGGATCCGAAAAACAGCACTGCTCCGGCGGCTGGAAGCACTACAGGAACAACAGGAAGCGGCACAGCAGGGACCGGGACATCAAGCCCTGCACCAAGCACGGGTACGACGAGCCCCGCGCCGGCAGCCGGAAGCGGCACAACCAATGGAGGTACGGCGGCGACGGATGCCGCCAAGGACAGCGGCGGTACGACGACAACGCCTGCCCAGCCGGCTCCAAGCGGCACAAGCACCGGCACGCCGTCCGGGACCGGATCGGCTCCGGCTCCCGCACCTTCCTCCGGAAGCGGGAGCACAAGCGGTACTTCCGCCGGCACCAAACCGGTGGAATCCGCCGCTCCCGTTCCGTCCACCTCGACTTCCACCGAGTCAACTACGACAGGGGAAGCGCAGATTAAGCCTTAATCATCCGTCTTTCAGAAACACGCCCCAGCCTCTTGAGGAATGGGGCGTGTTTTACGTTGACCTCTACATGGCAAAAAAGGCACGGGCCCTCTCCCCTTCCGGAGAATGGCCGTGCCTTTTTATGTCGAGAGCCGCCAGCACAGCCGGCAGCCGCCTTCGTTACACCCGCTTCAGTGCTTCGCGGTTCGCTTCGATCGTCGCTTCGATATCCTCGTCGGTATGCGCCACCGAGACGAACATCCCTTCGAACTGGGAAGGCGCGATGGAGACGCCCGCGTCGAGCAGCCCTTCGAAGTAACGGTTGAACGCTCCCAGATCGGACGTCTTCGCCGTCTCGTAGTTGATGACCTGCTCCTCCGTAAAGAACGGACAAACCATCGAGCCCACACGGTTGATCACCGAAGCGATGCCGCGCTCCTTGGCGTTCGCCATGAAGCCTTCCTCGATCCGGGCGGCTTTGCGTTCGAGCTCTTCATACACGCCCGGCTCGCCCAGCAGCTTCAGTGTCGTATAGCCGGCCGCCATCGCCAGCGGGTTGCCGGACAAGGTGCCCGCCTGATAGATTGGTCCGGCCGGTGCGATCATTTCCATGATCTCCCGCTTGCCGCCGTAGGCGCCTACAGGAAGCCCGCCCCCGATGATCTTGCCCATGCAGGTCAGGTCCGGTGTGATCCCGAAGCGGCCCTGCGCGCTGTTCAATCCTACGCGGAAGCCGGTCATGACCTCGTCGAAGATCAGCAGGCTGCCGTACTGCGTAGTGATCTCGCGCAGCCCTTCCAGGAAGCCGGGAAGCGGAGGAACGACGCCCATATTACCCGCTACGGGCTCTACGATCACGGCGGCGATCTCCTCACCGAACTTCTCGAAGGCCAGCTTGATCGAATCCGGATCGTTGTAAGGCACGGTGATCGTATTGACCGCCACGCCTTCCGGCACGCCGGGACTGTCCGGCAGCCCCAAAGTGGCCACGCCCGAGCCCGCTTTGATCAGCAGGGAATCGGCATGCCCGTGGTAGCAGCCCTCGAACTTCAGGATCTTGCTGCGGCCCGTATAGCCTCTGGCCAGACGCAGCGCGCTCATCGTCGCCTCCGTACCGGAGTTCACCATGCGCACGAGCTCCATGGACGGCATGCGCTCCGTAACCAGCTTCGCCATCCGGGTTTCGAGCTCGGTCGGTGCGCCGAAGCTCGTTCCGAGCTCGGCGGTCTGCTTCACCGCTTCGATCACTTCCGGGTGGGCATGGCCCAGAATAAGCGGGCCCCACGAACCGATGTAATCGATGAATTCGTTGCCGTCGATATCGTATACCCTTGAGCCTGCTCCCCTTTGGATGAACAGTGGCGTAAGCCCTACGGATTTGAAGGCACGAACCGGGGAGTTGACCCCGCCGGGAATGTATTGTTTCGCTTCCGCAAAAGCCTGCGCGGACCGCGCATCGGAACGTTTACGCTGATCTTCCATCCTCACACCTCTTCCCCAAGATACAATCCACCAAGTGGGCTATCCCACCACCGCAGCCTGCGGCTTACTTTCCTTCGAGCTTCCCGTATACGGAATCGCTGAGTGCTTCCATATAGAGCGGATCCGTGTTCAGCGAACGCGTGCGCTCCAGGTGCAGGCCAAGCTCGCGGGCGGTCTTCTGCGCTTCGATGTCGAGATCGTACAGAACCTCCAGGTGGTCCGATACGAAGCCGACCGGGCAGACGAGCACTTCCTTGGTCTCCCCTTCCTCCTGAATCGTCTTCATAACATCCAGGATGTCCGGTCCGAGCCACGGCACGCCCGTTTGGCCTGCGCTCTGCCATCCGAACTGCCAGCGCCCCAGACCTACTCTCTCGGCGATCGCCTTGGAAGTGGCCAGAAGCTGCTCCGGATATGGATCCTTCATCTCGAGGATCTTCTCCGGCAGGCTGTGCGCCGTGAAGACCACCTGCACACGCTCCTTCGCGCCTTCACCGAACTTCTCCAGCGCTTCTTCCACGCGGACCGTCAATGCTTCAATCAGCGCCGGGTGCAGATGATAGCTCTGCACGAAAGAGATCGGCAGCCCGAGCTCCTCGGCCTTCTCCTTCGCGCGCTTGATATACCCTCCGACGCTCATGACCGAGTAATGCGGTGCGAGCACGATCCCGACCGCTTCCTTCACGCCGTCCTGCACCATCTTCTCCACGCCGTCCTCGATGAACGGAGCGGCATGCTTCAGGCCTTGATAGCAGGCGAAGCGGATGTTCGGGTACTTCTCGTTCAGACGCTCCTCGAGCGCCTGGACCTGCTTGTCCGTGTTCTCCCGCAGCGGGAACACTCCGCCTACGATCGCTTCGTACCGGCTGCGCAGATCCTCGAGCTGTTCGGCTGTCGGCGGATGGCCGCGGCGGATATGGGTATAGTAGGCTTCGATGCCTTCCAGATTCTCAGGTGTACCGTAGGACATGACCAGCACGCCTACTGTTCTTTGCTGTTTCTCGCTCATGCTAAACCCCGCTTTCCTGTTTATACCCCCCGCGCGCCTTGATCGCCTCACGGGAATAATCATGAATATAGTCCGTCAGTTCCTTGAGTTTCTCCAGCGACGCTTCAGGGAACAGACCGTGACCGAGGTTAAAGACATAGCCCGGCTGCTGAATCCCTTCGTCGATGATGGCTTTGGCCTGCTCCTGAATCACGTTCATCGGTGCCGTAAGCACATAAGGGTCCAGGTTGCCCTGTACCGCGTAGCGCGGGCCGACCCGGCGGCGGCCTTCATTGATCGGCACTCTCCAGTCGAGTCCGATGACGTCGGCTTCGATTCCCTGCAGATGAGGCAGCAGTTCACCCGACGCTACGCCGGGGAAATAAATCTTCGGCTGCTCGAGATGCTTCAGCTCGGCGAAAATCCGCTGGATTGTCGGCAGCACGTACGTGCGGAAGTCGGCTGGAGACAGGGCGCCGATCCAGCTGTCAAACAGCTGTACCGCTTTGGCCCCGGCGGCAATCTGGCTCTTCAGGTACGTGATGACCATGTCGCCCAGCTTGTCCATCAGCTGGAACCAGACCTTCGGCTCGCCATACATCATGCCCTTCGTGCGGATATAGCTCTTCGACGGACGGCCTTCAATCAGGTAGGATGCTATGGTAAAAGGCGCTCCCGCGAAAGTGATCAGCGGGACCTGCAGATCGGCGGCCAGAATCTCGATCGTCTTCAGGATGTGCGGCAGATCCTTCTCCACCTGGATCGGACGCAGCCGTTCCACGTCCGCCGCCGTGCGGATCGGATTGTCGATCACCGGACCGATGTTCTTCACGATGTCAAAATCGATACCGATCGAAGCGACCGGGTTCATGATATCGGAGTAGAGAATCGCGGCATCCACGCCCAGCTTGCGGACCGGCATCAGCGTGACCTCGGCGGCAAGCTCCGGCTGTTGGCAGATTTCGAGCAGGCTGTATTTTTCCTTGATCTTGCGGTACTCGGGGTCGTAGCGTCCGGCCTGGCGCATATACCAGACGGGAAGCGTGTCCACGGGCTGTTTTTTACAAGCACGGATAAACCGGTCGTTATAAGTCATGAGGGTTCCTCTTTTCCGCTTGCTTCCATAGTCTTTCTTCCCATTATGCCCTATTTGAAAACGGGTAACAACTTCCAGCGGAAGCCGTTTCCGACAAATTATTGACATGGCTCGGCGGCGGGCGGCGGGTCCATAACGAACCGACCCCTTCTATGTAAGCAGGCTGTATGTGATTCTTTGGGACGGACAACGCCCTTGAATTGATAATGAAAAACCGCCTTGTCCCGGAGCGGGAAGCACGGCGGTTCTTGCATGTGTCATGTCAGGAACGGGCGATCCAGCGGGCAATGTCTTTGGCGAAATACGTGATGATCATGTCGGCGCCGGCACGCTTGAAGCCCACCATCGTTTCGAGCACGATGGAGCGTTCGTCAATCCAGCCCTGGGCGGCGGCGGCCTTCACCATCGAGTACTCCGCGCTGACATTGTAAGCGCAGATCGGCAGATCATAGCGGTCGCGCAGCATACGGATAACGTCCATGTAGGCCAGAGCCGGCTTGACCATGAGCATATCCGCTCCTTCCGCCACATCCGCATC containing:
- the hemE gene encoding uroporphyrinogen decarboxylase, whose product is MTYNDRFIRACKKQPVDTLPVWYMRQAGRYDPEYRKIKEKYSLLEICQQPELAAEVTLMPVRKLGVDAAILYSDIMNPVASIGIDFDIVKNIGPVIDNPIRTAADVERLRPIQVEKDLPHILKTIEILAADLQVPLITFAGAPFTIASYLIEGRPSKSYIRTKGMMYGEPKVWFQLMDKLGDMVITYLKSQIAAGAKAVQLFDSWIGALSPADFRTYVLPTIQRIFAELKHLEQPKIYFPGVASGELLPHLQGIEADVIGLDWRVPINEGRRRVGPRYAVQGNLDPYVLTAPMNVIQEQAKAIIDEGIQQPGYVFNLGHGLFPEASLEKLKELTDYIHDYSREAIKARGGYKQESGV